Proteins found in one Nostoc sp. NIES-3756 genomic segment:
- a CDS encoding sugar transferase has product MLSSNISLDNLKPDLRSTRTPRVQRGLFIRLMRVVILMFLDAAFIGLAWSLSGLPGINSDVWTIKKISFILLNFGLILAIFQTTGLYHAGVHRRNYLGIIRGISLSTLLLFFIDFFYTDNSQIAYTTFITYWLFAIVFVCSSRYLFNFFTNFIRLKGAIRHRIFIIADEQDREHYHIKLLEKENYFSIQGYADSQCLDLANREITFEYFRQKNVDQVFISWNSIKNRLFLCWYFYNSGITLRMLPTIGEFSLPKSTFDMIGEVFFPTIPAPIIVGGDFWLKRFFDLCFSFTFIILISPIYLLIAIIIKLDSPGPIFFRQNRVGLHGKEFKIWKFRTMVTNAEKIQASLEAKNEIKDGVLFKIKDDPRITKVGKFLRRYSLDELPQLFNVFVGEMSLVGPRPLPIRDVEKFQTRHFIRQEVLPGITGLWQVSGRSNIDNFEDAFKLDMDYIENWSLWLDLRILLQTFKVVVQKTGAH; this is encoded by the coding sequence ATGCTTTCTAGCAATATTTCCTTAGATAATTTAAAACCTGATCTACGTTCAACTAGAACGCCTAGAGTGCAGCGAGGGCTATTTATTAGATTGATGCGTGTAGTAATACTTATGTTCCTAGACGCAGCATTTATTGGTCTTGCATGGAGTTTATCTGGTTTACCTGGTATAAACTCGGATGTTTGGACAATCAAAAAAATATCTTTTATTCTGCTTAATTTTGGCTTGATATTAGCAATTTTCCAAACAACAGGGCTTTATCATGCTGGAGTTCATCGTCGTAATTATTTAGGCATCATTAGAGGTATTTCTCTATCAACTCTACTGCTATTTTTTATAGACTTTTTCTACACCGATAATAGTCAAATTGCATATACGACCTTTATCACATACTGGTTGTTTGCTATAGTATTTGTCTGTTCATCCCGCTATTTATTTAACTTTTTTACCAATTTTATCCGCTTAAAAGGAGCTATACGTCACCGTATTTTCATTATTGCTGATGAGCAAGACAGAGAACATTATCATATAAAGCTACTTGAAAAGGAAAATTATTTTTCTATTCAAGGGTACGCAGATTCTCAATGCTTAGACTTAGCTAATAGAGAGATAACTTTTGAATATTTTCGTCAGAAGAATGTAGATCAGGTCTTCATTTCTTGGAATAGTATCAAAAACCGTTTGTTCTTATGCTGGTATTTTTATAACTCTGGTATTACTTTACGGATGCTACCCACAATAGGTGAATTTTCTCTGCCTAAATCTACATTTGACATGATTGGAGAAGTTTTTTTCCCAACCATTCCCGCACCGATTATTGTAGGTGGTGATTTTTGGCTAAAACGCTTCTTCGACCTTTGTTTTTCTTTTACATTCATCATCCTGATATCACCTATATACTTGTTAATTGCCATCATCATTAAACTAGATTCTCCTGGCCCTATCTTTTTTAGGCAGAATCGAGTTGGCTTACATGGTAAGGAATTTAAAATTTGGAAATTCCGGACGATGGTAACAAATGCAGAAAAAATTCAAGCATCTTTAGAAGCGAAAAACGAAATTAAAGATGGGGTGTTATTCAAAATTAAAGATGACCCTCGGATTACAAAAGTTGGTAAATTCTTACGCCGTTACAGTTTGGATGAATTACCACAACTTTTCAATGTTTTTGTCGGCGAAATGAGCCTAGTCGGGCCTCGTCCTTTACCCATCCGTGATGTTGAAAAGTTTCAAACACGTCATTTTATTCGCCAAGAAGTTCTACCTGGAATCACTGGCTTATGGCAAGTTTCGGGACGTTCCAATATTGATAACTTTGAAGACGCATTCAAATTAGATATGGATTACATTGAAAATTGGTCACTTTGGCTTGATTTAAGAATTTTGTTGCAGACATTCAAGGTTGTTGTGCAGAAAACAGGGGCGCATTGA
- a CDS encoding polynucleotide kinase-phosphatase, with protein sequence MKLTIPELSLVVLIGASGAGKSTFARQHFQPFEVISSDFCRGLVSNDENNQSASGDAFDVLHYITAKRLAAGKLTVIDATNVQPEDRKTFLQMAKQYHCFAVAIVFDLPEELCHERNQKREDRQFGPHVVRRHTQMLRRSLRDLEKEGFRYVYTLKSPEEIANVEIELQPLWNNKKHEHGPFDIIGDIHGCCDELETLLQQLGYEILPTPSSPSSPPPLWNTPTYHHPEGRKAVFLGDLVDRGTRILDTVKLVRNMVTAGTAICVPGNHENKLLRKLRGKNVKVNHGLEQTLEEIAALPEEVREPFTKELTQFLDSLVSHYLLDDGRLVVAHAGMKQEMQGRGSGAVREFALYGESTGEIDEFGLPVRYNWAGDYRGEALVVYGHTPVPEAEWLNNTIDIDTGCVFGGKLTALRYPEKDLVSVPAARVYCEPAKPLVENSFTRTSQQEFDDVLNIEDVLGKRIINTKFQPNITIRQENAIAALEIMSRFAANPKWLIYLPPTMSPVETSSVPGYLEHPSQAFAYYQSQEITEVVCEEKHMGSRAIVVVCRDEAAAEKRFGVVDEGIGICYTRTGRKFFDEPTLEMQLLARVNTALTASGFWDRFNTDWVCLDCELMPWSAKAQGLLRGQYAPVGVAASIGLNDAVKLLQQASDRQVNITTQLTHYQQRAEMANQYITAYRHYCWNVTDIADLKLAPFHILATEGAVHVDKDHRWHMEQIAQICLSDPALFIPTAYKVIDLTDPSSQAQGAHWWEGLTKDGGEGIVVKPMQFIVKGSRGIVQPAVKCRGQEYLRIIYGPEYSAPENLQRLRQRGLSLKRSLAMREFALGVEALERFVSHAPLRRVHECVFGILALESEPVDPRL encoded by the coding sequence GTGAAATTGACAATTCCTGAACTTTCTTTAGTTGTCCTTATTGGTGCTTCTGGTGCGGGGAAATCGACATTTGCCCGTCAGCACTTTCAACCATTTGAAGTGATATCTTCTGATTTCTGTCGTGGGTTAGTTTCCAACGATGAAAATAATCAGTCTGCGTCTGGGGATGCTTTTGATGTTCTCCACTACATTACAGCCAAGCGCCTAGCCGCAGGTAAGTTGACAGTAATAGATGCTACCAATGTCCAGCCAGAAGACCGCAAGACCTTTTTGCAAATGGCGAAACAGTATCATTGCTTTGCTGTTGCCATAGTTTTTGACCTACCAGAAGAATTATGTCATGAAAGAAATCAAAAGAGGGAAGACCGTCAATTCGGCCCCCATGTAGTCCGTCGTCACACCCAAATGTTGCGGCGTTCTCTGCGTGATTTGGAAAAAGAGGGTTTCCGCTACGTCTACACCCTTAAATCACCAGAAGAAATCGCTAACGTAGAAATCGAACTCCAACCCCTATGGAACAACAAAAAACACGAACATGGCCCCTTTGACATCATTGGTGATATTCATGGCTGTTGCGACGAACTAGAAACCTTACTCCAACAATTAGGCTACGAAATCCTTCCCACTCCCTCATCTCCCTCATCTCCCCCTCCCCTTTGGAACACTCCCACCTACCACCACCCCGAAGGACGTAAAGCCGTCTTTCTGGGTGATTTAGTAGACAGAGGTACACGTATCCTTGATACAGTCAAGCTGGTGCGAAACATGGTAACAGCCGGGACAGCCATCTGTGTTCCTGGTAATCATGAAAACAAATTATTGCGGAAGCTACGGGGTAAGAATGTTAAGGTAAATCATGGGTTAGAGCAAACCCTTGAGGAAATCGCCGCCTTACCAGAGGAAGTCCGCGAACCATTTACTAAAGAACTGACCCAATTTTTAGATTCCCTAGTCAGCCACTACCTACTTGATGATGGGCGTTTGGTGGTAGCGCACGCAGGGATGAAGCAGGAAATGCAGGGACGGGGTTCTGGTGCGGTGCGGGAGTTTGCCCTATATGGTGAAAGTACGGGGGAAATTGACGAATTTGGCTTACCAGTCCGTTATAACTGGGCGGGAGATTATCGGGGTGAGGCGCTGGTAGTCTACGGACATACACCCGTCCCGGAGGCGGAATGGTTAAATAATACAATTGATATTGATACGGGTTGTGTGTTTGGTGGGAAACTTACCGCCCTGCGTTATCCCGAAAAGGACTTGGTGAGTGTCCCGGCGGCGCGTGTATATTGCGAACCTGCGAAACCTTTAGTAGAAAATAGCTTTACTCGTACATCTCAACAGGAATTTGACGATGTTCTCAATATCGAAGATGTGTTGGGTAAGCGCATCATCAATACCAAATTCCAACCAAATATCACCATTCGGCAAGAAAATGCGATCGCAGCTTTAGAAATTATGAGCCGTTTCGCAGCAAATCCCAAATGGTTGATTTACTTACCCCCAACCATGTCGCCTGTTGAGACATCCTCAGTTCCTGGATATTTGGAACACCCATCTCAAGCTTTCGCCTACTACCAAAGCCAAGAAATTACAGAGGTGGTATGCGAAGAAAAGCACATGGGTTCACGAGCTATTGTGGTTGTTTGTCGGGATGAAGCAGCAGCAGAGAAACGGTTTGGTGTGGTGGATGAAGGTATCGGTATTTGCTACACCCGGACAGGGAGGAAGTTTTTTGACGAGCCTACACTTGAAATGCAACTATTAGCACGAGTGAATACTGCCCTAACTGCAAGTGGCTTTTGGGATAGATTTAATACAGATTGGGTGTGTTTGGATTGTGAACTCATGCCTTGGTCGGCTAAGGCGCAGGGGTTGTTGCGCGGGCAGTATGCACCAGTGGGCGTGGCAGCAAGTATAGGGTTAAATGATGCTGTAAAATTATTGCAACAAGCAAGCGATCGCCAAGTCAATATCACCACCCAACTCACTCACTATCAACAACGTGCAGAGATGGCTAATCAATACATCACTGCATACCGTCACTACTGCTGGAATGTCACCGACATTGCAGATTTAAAACTAGCCCCCTTTCATATCCTAGCGACAGAGGGAGCAGTACATGTAGATAAAGACCATCGTTGGCACATGGAACAAATTGCCCAAATCTGCCTATCAGACCCGGCTTTATTTATACCCACTGCTTACAAGGTGATAGATTTAACCGACCCCAGCAGCCAAGCCCAAGGGGCGCACTGGTGGGAGGGACTGACAAAAGATGGTGGTGAGGGTATAGTTGTCAAACCCATGCAGTTCATTGTCAAAGGAAGTCGGGGTATTGTCCAACCTGCGGTGAAATGTCGCGGACAAGAATATCTGCGAATTATCTACGGCCCTGAATATTCAGCCCCGGAGAACTTGCAACGTCTACGCCAACGTGGGTTATCCCTGAAGCGTTCTTTGGCAATGCGAGAGTTCGCCTTGGGTGTGGAAGCACTAGAGCGATTTGTTAGCCATGCGCCTTTACGCCGCGTACATGAATGTGTATTTGGGATTTTGGCTTTAGAAAGTGAACCTGTAGATCCTCGGCTTTAA
- a CDS encoding WecB/TagA/CpsF family glycosyltransferase produces the protein MKRTSSYKLLGVQVDALSIPELNALIAQSVQQNQKWIIANHNLHSLYLFHNDPKMRAFYAKAEYTHIDSMPIVFIGKLLGYPMKREQRVTYADWVWPLMAEAASQGWRIFYLGSKPGVVERGASILRQKYPGLQIACKDGYFDTNPDSLENKATVDAINAYKPHILMVGMGMPRQEHWIAKNLESIHTNTILTSGACIDYVAGAIPTPPRWMGRMGLEWLYRLFSEPKRLWRRYLLEPWFLGILFLREILILPIQSK, from the coding sequence ATGAAACGTACATCATCTTATAAACTTCTTGGCGTTCAAGTGGATGCTCTTTCTATCCCTGAGTTGAATGCCTTAATTGCCCAATCTGTTCAACAAAATCAGAAATGGATAATTGCGAATCACAACCTACATAGCCTCTATCTTTTCCACAATGATCCAAAAATGAGAGCTTTTTATGCGAAGGCAGAATATACCCACATCGATAGTATGCCGATAGTATTTATTGGCAAACTTTTAGGCTATCCCATGAAACGAGAACAAAGAGTTACTTATGCTGATTGGGTATGGCCGTTGATGGCAGAAGCTGCTAGTCAAGGCTGGCGGATCTTTTATTTAGGTTCAAAACCAGGAGTTGTTGAGCGCGGGGCAAGTATTCTGCGTCAGAAATATCCGGGTTTACAGATTGCTTGTAAAGATGGCTACTTTGATACGAATCCAGATAGTCTAGAAAATAAAGCTACTGTAGATGCCATCAACGCTTACAAGCCCCACATATTAATGGTTGGCATGGGGATGCCACGCCAAGAACATTGGATAGCTAAAAATCTTGAAAGTATACATACGAACACTATTTTGACGAGCGGGGCCTGTATAGATTATGTTGCCGGAGCCATACCTACCCCTCCCCGTTGGATGGGCAGAATGGGGTTGGAATGGTTATATAGGTTATTTAGTGAACCGAAAAGGCTGTGGCGGCGTTATTTACTTGAGCCTTGGTTTTTAGGAATATTATTCCTCAGAGAAATTTTAATTTTGCCCATTCAATCAAAATAG
- a CDS encoding HEAT repeat domain-containing protein yields MSLQNDPRSTRELIQLALTEEDEDAVWSLQYRANQEVLTAASNLCNSQNPKERELGATILGQLGIPQRNFPDESLTILLNLLKHEQNTDVLSSIGFALGHLRDGRAISSIINQKKKPNSSVRHGVVFALLGYEEELAINTLIELSTEEDDEVRNWATFGLGSQIETDTPAIREALYQRFLNENVENNYGIYGEALVGLAKRKDSRILTRLVEELSSDYVGILAVEAAAEMADSRLYPALIKLQQWWTGNSNLLETAINNCQEVNQ; encoded by the coding sequence GTGAGTTTGCAAAACGACCCTCGGTCAACTAGAGAACTAATACAATTAGCGTTAACCGAAGAAGATGAAGATGCTGTTTGGAGTTTACAATATCGTGCTAATCAAGAAGTCTTGACGGCTGCATCCAATTTATGCAATAGTCAAAACCCAAAAGAAAGAGAATTAGGAGCTACTATATTAGGTCAACTAGGAATCCCCCAGCGAAATTTTCCTGATGAATCTTTAACAATATTATTAAATTTATTAAAGCATGAGCAAAATACTGATGTTCTCAGTTCAATTGGATTTGCTTTGGGACATCTGCGCGATGGTAGAGCAATTTCCTCAATAATTAATCAGAAAAAAAAACCTAATTCATCTGTACGTCATGGAGTTGTCTTTGCTCTTTTAGGATATGAAGAGGAATTAGCAATTAATACTCTCATTGAGTTGTCTACAGAGGAGGATGATGAAGTACGAAATTGGGCAACTTTTGGATTGGGTTCGCAAATTGAAACTGATACGCCAGCTATTAGAGAAGCTCTTTATCAACGGTTTTTGAATGAGAATGTCGAAAATAATTATGGAATATATGGGGAAGCCTTAGTTGGTTTAGCGAAAAGAAAGGACTCACGTATATTAACTCGCCTCGTAGAAGAATTATCGTCTGACTATGTTGGGATACTGGCTGTTGAAGCAGCAGCAGAAATGGCAGATTCAAGACTTTATCCAGCATTGATAAAGTTGCAACAGTGGTGGACAGGAAATAGTAATTTGCTGGAAACAGCTATTAATAATTGCCAGGAGGTAAACCAGTGA
- a CDS encoding rhodanese-like domain-containing protein, with protein sequence MTGNTSGQQITQISVNELAQRLANKDANIQFIDVREPQELAIAQIDGFVNLPLSEYAQWSEQVPAMFDPQAETLVLCHHGVRSAQMCQWLVSQGFTNVKNIAGGIDAYSMRVDSSIPQY encoded by the coding sequence ATGACAGGCAATACTTCTGGGCAACAGATTACTCAAATTAGTGTAAATGAATTAGCTCAACGTCTGGCTAATAAAGATGCAAATATTCAGTTTATAGATGTACGCGAACCACAAGAATTAGCGATCGCGCAAATTGATGGCTTTGTCAATCTACCTTTGAGTGAATATGCTCAGTGGTCAGAACAAGTTCCCGCTATGTTCGATCCACAAGCGGAAACTTTGGTCTTGTGTCACCACGGAGTCCGTTCGGCTCAGATGTGTCAGTGGTTAGTATCGCAGGGATTTACTAATGTCAAAAATATTGCTGGTGGTATTGATGCCTACTCTATGCGAGTTGACTCCTCAATTCCCCAGTATTAA
- a CDS encoding 3' terminal RNA ribose 2'-O-methyltransferase Hen1, with the protein MLLTITTTHSPATELGYLLHKHPDRFHSFSLSYGKAHVFYPEANDERCTAALLLDVDPVKLVRGKGATLAQYVSDRPYVASSFMSVAIAQVFSTALGGRSKDRPELAQTPLPLIAKLSVLPCRGGEGFLRQLFEPLGYTVKAQGHVLDEKFPDWGDSRYFTVELHHTITLSDLLSHLYVLIPVLDDDKHYWVNEEEIEKLLRHGEGWLSQHPAREQITRRYLKRQHRLTRTALAQLAEEDNPDPDSVEETHAEEEAAIEKPISLNQQRMNAVVAALKHSNARRVIDLGCGQGNLLKILLNDAFFEQITGVDVSYRSLEIAQERLDRLRLPRNQWERLQLIQSALTYQDKRFHGYDVATVIEVIEHLDLPRLGAFERVLFEFSRPKTVIVTTPNIEYNVKFANLPAGKLRHKDHRFEWTRSQFQIWANKITERFGYNVQFQSIGEEDPEIGSPTQMGVFTR; encoded by the coding sequence ATGCTGCTTACCATCACCACCACCCACTCCCCAGCGACAGAGTTAGGCTACCTACTACATAAACACCCAGACCGTTTTCATTCGTTTTCGCTGTCTTATGGAAAGGCGCACGTTTTTTACCCGGAAGCGAATGACGAACGTTGTACGGCGGCGCTGTTGTTGGATGTTGACCCGGTGAAGTTGGTGCGGGGGAAGGGTGCGACGTTGGCACAGTATGTAAGCGATCGCCCTTATGTGGCATCATCTTTTATGAGTGTTGCGATCGCGCAAGTATTTAGTACAGCTTTAGGTGGACGCAGCAAAGACCGACCAGAATTAGCACAAACGCCTCTACCTTTGATAGCGAAACTGTCAGTTTTACCCTGTCGTGGTGGTGAAGGTTTTCTGCGACAATTATTTGAGCCTCTGGGTTACACTGTCAAAGCTCAAGGTCATGTTTTAGATGAAAAATTTCCAGATTGGGGTGACAGTCGCTATTTTACAGTGGAACTCCACCACACCATAACCTTGAGTGATTTGTTAAGTCATCTCTACGTCCTTATTCCCGTGTTAGATGATGATAAGCACTACTGGGTAAACGAAGAAGAAATCGAAAAATTACTGCGTCATGGTGAGGGTTGGTTATCACAACACCCAGCGCGAGAACAAATTACCCGCCGTTACCTCAAAAGACAACACCGTCTAACTCGTACAGCTTTAGCACAGTTAGCAGAGGAAGATAACCCCGACCCTGATAGTGTGGAAGAAACCCACGCTGAGGAAGAAGCGGCTATAGAAAAGCCAATTAGCCTTAATCAACAGCGTATGAATGCAGTGGTTGCTGCGTTAAAACATAGTAATGCTAGGCGTGTAATTGATTTAGGTTGTGGTCAAGGAAATTTATTAAAAATACTCTTGAATGATGCTTTTTTCGAGCAAATTACAGGTGTAGATGTTTCCTACAGGTCATTAGAAATTGCTCAAGAAAGATTAGACCGCTTGCGCCTTCCTCGTAATCAATGGGAACGTTTGCAATTAATTCAAAGCGCTTTGACTTATCAAGATAAACGCTTTCATGGTTATGATGTAGCTACAGTAATTGAGGTAATTGAACACCTTGATTTACCCCGTTTGGGAGCATTTGAGCGGGTTTTATTTGAATTTTCTCGACCAAAAACGGTGATTGTTACCACACCAAATATTGAATATAACGTCAAATTTGCTAACTTACCTGCGGGTAAACTGCGACATAAGGATCATAGGTTTGAATGGACGCGATCGCAATTTCAAATCTGGGCGAATAAAATTACAGAACGCTTTGGTTATAATGTGCAGTTTCAATCAATAGGAGAAGAAGACCCAGAAATAGGTTCACCAACACAAATGGGGGTATTTACAAGGTGA
- a CDS encoding DUF3352 domain-containing protein: MTTQRSLSGFVIAGAIALIVAAIASFYWFFAKSPVNLVASTSQSSAAVFVSKLAPVTVSLLVNPDRLESFDSSGELSKLKNSLLTKSGIDYKQDIQPWLKDEITLAVTTLDIDRDPENGKQPGYLMALATDKPQKSQEFLQLLFSKRVLAGANLETEEFEGAKIIYDSSLAESDSLAGAVVDGFVLFANNPKVLRDAINNVQAPDLNLLSSPQYQKATQQLPKGSVAAAFLNLPLVAQWQGLNLPQPTYDSEIVALTLNSKGILAETNFLTNLEIEPTSSQLSKPVGALQYIPTSAGLVISGSHLDNLGNGGLAKLWSQAKTAISGSGTDLMARLVQPLADVQSQQGIDLKQDVFSWVQGEYALALVPRVGQANPDWIFVTEKVESVPEGIARLDAIASSSGLSTNTITLDKQKVAAWTELTTAKTDSKNNPSFTVEAKVKGVHTTLGNYEFFASDLETIYEVVNNKDKSFSNNRNFQDSIAAIPQPNQGYIYVDWTKSQNLVEQQIPVLKLIEVVGKPFFENLRSLTFSSYGDEAGTLKGGVFLQLTR, from the coding sequence ATGACTACACAACGCTCATTATCTGGTTTTGTTATTGCTGGGGCGATCGCATTAATTGTAGCGGCGATCGCCAGCTTTTATTGGTTCTTTGCTAAAAGTCCTGTTAATCTGGTTGCGTCTACTTCTCAATCTAGCGCGGCTGTATTTGTGTCGAAATTGGCTCCGGTGACGGTTTCACTTTTAGTAAATCCAGATCGGTTGGAATCTTTCGACAGTTCGGGAGAACTATCTAAACTCAAAAACAGCTTGTTGACTAAGAGTGGCATAGATTATAAGCAAGATATTCAACCTTGGCTTAAAGATGAAATTACACTGGCTGTTACTACCTTAGATATCGACCGTGACCCGGAAAACGGGAAACAACCAGGATATCTCATGGCGTTAGCAACGGATAAACCGCAGAAAAGTCAGGAGTTTCTCCAGTTATTGTTTTCCAAACGGGTGTTAGCGGGAGCAAACTTAGAGACTGAGGAATTTGAAGGTGCAAAAATTATTTACGATAGTTCCTTAGCGGAGTCTGATTCTCTAGCAGGTGCGGTGGTAGATGGCTTTGTCCTATTCGCCAATAATCCTAAAGTTTTACGTGATGCAATTAATAATGTCCAGGCTCCTGACTTAAACTTGTTGAGTTCTCCCCAATACCAAAAAGCTACTCAACAGTTACCTAAAGGTTCTGTGGCTGCGGCTTTTCTCAATCTTCCTTTGGTTGCACAATGGCAAGGGTTGAATTTACCCCAACCAACCTATGATAGTGAAATTGTCGCCCTCACCTTAAATTCTAAAGGAATTTTGGCAGAGACTAACTTTCTGACTAATTTGGAAATTGAGCCAACATCTTCCCAGTTAAGCAAACCTGTAGGCGCACTACAATATATTCCCACATCAGCAGGTTTAGTCATTTCCGGTTCCCATTTAGATAATTTGGGTAACGGGGGTTTAGCCAAACTTTGGTCACAAGCAAAAACAGCCATCTCCGGTTCAGGAACAGATTTAATGGCTAGATTAGTGCAACCCTTAGCAGATGTGCAGAGTCAACAGGGTATCGATTTAAAGCAAGATGTGTTTAGCTGGGTACAAGGAGAATATGCGCTTGCATTAGTTCCCCGTGTTGGACAAGCAAACCCTGACTGGATTTTTGTGACGGAGAAAGTAGAAAGTGTACCAGAAGGAATTGCACGTTTAGATGCGATCGCATCTTCTAGTGGACTCAGCACTAATACAATAACTTTAGATAAGCAAAAAGTCGCCGCCTGGACAGAATTAACCACAGCAAAAACTGACAGTAAAAACAACCCATCATTTACTGTAGAAGCAAAGGTAAAAGGAGTACATACAACTTTAGGAAATTACGAATTTTTTGCCTCTGACTTAGAAACCATCTACGAAGTTGTGAACAACAAAGATAAATCTTTCAGTAACAATCGTAATTTTCAAGATAGTATTGCTGCCATTCCTCAACCAAACCAAGGTTATATATATGTAGATTGGACAAAAAGCCAGAATTTAGTAGAACAGCAAATACCCGTACTGAAGCTAATAGAAGTAGTAGGGAAACCATTCTTTGAAAATTTGCGATCGCTTACCTTCAGTAGTTACGGTGATGAGGCGGGAACTTTAAAGGGTGGCGTTTTTCTCCAGCTTACTCGCTAA
- a CDS encoding endo-1,4-beta-xylanase: MSDRRKFLKRAGFTTLSTLLAMGFLHKDKREQDNTNAAIANYETTPSLRQLATTKGMLYGAAISSDALQKEPDYAKLLARECSIATPNGELKWSATEAKPGVFTFELADLIAKFCEQNNMRMHGHTLLWHTARPDWVPYPPTFKMLERHVKGVMGHYRNSKVLKSWDVANEVMANSPEETDNPYGLQRGFKPELLRDLFLLAASVDPTKKLCLNDFGIENGGWKSQQFLKTIEYLKNNGAKIDWAGFQSHLWFSKNYPFDEKGFSSVLKRLKDMEVEPVVTELDIVIDTPFPETIEELDKMVANSYKQFLDVCFDGGVKTVITWGITDRHTWLRYPEWMPQKYKENPEYQHYLRPLPFDKKLKPKPAFYSISQAFKEASDVRRRS; this comes from the coding sequence ATGTCTGATAGAAGAAAGTTTTTAAAGAGAGCAGGATTCACAACCCTATCTACTCTATTAGCAATGGGGTTTTTACATAAAGATAAGAGAGAGCAAGATAATACAAATGCTGCGATCGCCAACTATGAAACTACTCCTTCCTTACGCCAATTAGCTACTACCAAAGGAATGCTTTATGGTGCAGCAATTTCTAGTGATGCTTTGCAAAAAGAGCCAGACTATGCAAAATTACTAGCTCGTGAGTGTTCTATAGCTACACCAAATGGCGAATTAAAATGGTCAGCAACAGAAGCAAAACCAGGAGTATTTACTTTTGAATTAGCAGATTTAATTGCCAAATTCTGCGAACAAAATAATATGCGTATGCACGGTCATACTCTTTTATGGCACACAGCAAGACCAGACTGGGTTCCCTATCCTCCTACTTTTAAAATGCTAGAACGCCATGTTAAAGGTGTGATGGGACATTACCGAAACAGTAAAGTTCTCAAGTCTTGGGATGTTGCTAATGAAGTCATGGCTAATTCTCCAGAAGAAACTGATAACCCCTATGGTTTGCAAAGAGGCTTTAAACCAGAACTACTACGAGACTTATTTTTACTTGCTGCTAGTGTTGATCCTACTAAAAAATTATGCCTCAACGATTTCGGTATTGAAAATGGCGGTTGGAAGTCTCAACAATTTTTAAAGACTATAGAATATCTCAAAAATAACGGAGCAAAAATTGACTGGGCTGGTTTTCAGTCTCATTTATGGTTTTCTAAGAACTATCCTTTTGATGAGAAAGGATTTAGTAGTGTCTTAAAACGGCTCAAAGATATGGAAGTTGAACCAGTAGTTACAGAATTGGATATCGTTATTGATACACCTTTTCCAGAGACTATTGAAGAACTCGACAAAATGGTAGCAAATAGTTACAAGCAGTTTCTAGATGTGTGCTTTGATGGGGGGGTGAAAACCGTGATTACATGGGGTATTACCGACCGGCACACTTGGCTACGTTATCCTGAATGGATGCCACAAAAATATAAAGAAAATCCCGAATATCAGCATTATTTACGTCCACTTCCCTTCGACAAGAAGCTGAAACCTAAACCAGCCTTCTATTCTATTTCCCAAGCTTTCAAAGAAGCCTCTGATGTTAGGCGTAGAAGTTAA